From the genome of Longimicrobiaceae bacterium:
GCCTGCCAGAGGCGCGAGCGGTCCGGCGTGCCGGAGATGCGCCCGTCCGCATCCACCTCCTTGATCGTGTCCGTCACCTGCACGGCGGCGACGGCGCCCGACTCCGCACATGCATCCAGCACACGGCTTATCACATCCGCGGTGACGAGCGGGCGCGCGCCGTCGTGGATGAGGACGAGGTCCGCATCTCCCGCGATCTCCATCAGCCCGTTCCACACCGAATCCCCCCGCTCCGCCCCGCCCGCGACGACGCGCACGCCGAGCGACGCCAGCCACTCCGGCGGCGGCGCGGCATCGTCCGCCGGCAGCACGACGACGACGGTGGAGATGCGGGGATGGTCGAGGAAGGGGCGAATCGCGCGGAGGAGGACGGGCTCGCCCGCCAGCGCGAGGTACTGCTTGCGCACGGCGCCGCCCACGCGCCGGCCCTGGCCGCCGGCGACCACGACCGCGGCGGCGCGGGGCTCAGCGGAAGATGGCATCGACCAGCGAGCGCACGTCTTCCGCATCCACCACGCGGATGCCCTGCGGCACGTTTGCGGGCCGTGCGCGCGGGGAGAGGTACGCCGTGCGGAAGCCCATCCGTGCCGCCTCCGCCAGCCGCCGCTCCACCTGGCCGACGGGCCGCAGCTCGCCGCCCAGCCCCAGCTCGCCGATGAAGACCGCATCCCCCGGCACCGGCCGGTCGAACACGCTGGACGCGAGCGCCACCGCGACGGCCACGTCGCCCGCCGTCTCCGCCAACCGTATGCCGCCCACGACGTTGAGGAAGACGTCCAGCTGCCCGAACGGGATGCCGGCGCGCTTCTCCAGCACCGCGAGCAGGAGCGCCAGCCGCTTCTGGTCCACGCCCGTGCTCACCCGCTGCGGCGCGCCGTACGCTGCCTTCGCGGCGAGCGCCTGCACCTCCACGAGCAGCGGCCTCGTGCCCTCCATCGTCGCGACGACGGCGGAGCCGGACGAGCCCTGCAACCGATCGCCCAGAAACAGCTCCGACGGGTTGGCGACGGGCATCAGCCCCGCCGCCGTCATGCGGAAGACGCCGATCTCGTCCACCCCGCCGAAGCGGTTCTTCGTGGCCCGCAGCACGCGGTTGTCCAGCCCGCCCGCGTTCTCGAAATACAGCACCGTGTCTACGATGTGCTCAAGCGTCTTGGGCCCCGCGATGCCGCCGCCCTTGGTGACGTGGCCCACCAGGAAGACCGCCGTGCCCGTCTGCTTGGCGAAGCGCTGGAAGCGGGCGGCGCACTCGCGCACCTGGCCCACGTTGCCGGGCGCGCCCTCCAGCTCCGGCGTGTAGACCGTCTGGATCGAGTCCACCAGCAGCACGTCGGGGTTGCCCTCGGCGGCGCGGAGGAGGATCGTCTCCAGCTCCGTCTCCGCCAGCAGCGATACCGCGCCGGCCGAGCCCTCCAGCCGGTCGGCGCGCAGCTTCACCTGGAGCGCGGACTCCTCACCGGACACGTAGAGCGTGCTGCGACCCTCCGCCTCCAGGCGGCTGGCGACCTGGAGCAGGATGGTCGACTTGCCGATCCCCGGCTCGCCGC
Proteins encoded in this window:
- the radA gene encoding DNA repair protein RadA: MAKTKTLFFCRECGNETPRWQGQCPACKEWNTLVEEPVAPKAAKARIGGGGAGSRSPAGPPPVRLRDVEGTEGKRWTTGLGEFDFVLGGGIVPGSVVLIGGEPGIGKSTILLQVASRLEAEGRSTLYVSGEESALQVKLRADRLEGSAGAVSLLAETELETILLRAAEGNPDVLLVDSIQTVYTPELEGAPGNVGQVRECAARFQRFAKQTGTAVFLVGHVTKGGGIAGPKTLEHIVDTVLYFENAGGLDNRVLRATKNRFGGVDEIGVFRMTAAGLMPVANPSELFLGDRLQGSSGSAVVATMEGTRPLLVEVQALAAKAAYGAPQRVSTGVDQKRLALLLAVLEKRAGIPFGQLDVFLNVVGGIRLAETAGDVAVAVALASSVFDRPVPGDAVFIGELGLGGELRPVGQVERRLAEAARMGFRTAYLSPRARPANVPQGIRVVDAEDVRSLVDAIFR
- the ispD gene encoding 2-C-methyl-D-erythritol 4-phosphate cytidylyltransferase, which encodes MPSSAEPRAAAVVVAGGQGRRVGGAVRKQYLALAGEPVLLRAIRPFLDHPRISTVVVVLPADDAAPPPEWLASLGVRVVAGGAERGDSVWNGLMEIAGDADLVLIHDGARPLVTADVISRVLDACAESGAVAAVQVTDTIKEVDADGRISGTPDRSRLWQAQTPQGFPLAALVDAYRQARADGVAATDDAAVFERYAGPVRVVVGSADSIKVTRPGDIAIAEALLRIREEAAAREG